A part of Cataglyphis hispanica isolate Lineage 1 chromosome 7, ULB_Chis1_1.0, whole genome shotgun sequence genomic DNA contains:
- the LOC126851123 gene encoding calcium homeostasis endoplasmic reticulum protein isoform X1, with the protein MDQAPADTELRNIIDKLAQFVARNGPDFEQMTKNKQKDNPKFSFLFGGEHFNYYQYKVTTEQAILKQKGINPLQNADPRLNVSQQQQTAANAVSQQLNNVNLASGLSTQNNGINPVVGIGSQGGPVLPGQIGGPGNAGPPIGSVSGAMGGVNPPIAGVAQAVNIAGPPAWLQNELANLQSQQATLQEQVRQSEQNLAAQHAALMAQQQGRVEDAVRQAQEQALQNSAQNTNTDLAAFDTVLQPIIDSCTKDSISAGKAWILQNSLTPQSNQVVADHLLKKVIQGTTFSHKLHIIYLVNDVLHHCARKKSMDLRKAMESVVVPMFCNTSLAASEEQLNKLNKLLSLWESKNNYFDEGIIDKLKKPSASWSEYQANLVAQYATAITPITASTKQTFDNYQAQHQAFVTHALRQIQNIEQQKMAIDQQLKAPPPPPQLNQQNISIPSSHSGPPGTMGTDVNFSQPPPGWGVPPSNEPPPFSNVPLPDFSKPPPGFGPPPVIHEPSVEDLMPSMPYFELPAGLMVPLIKLEDGEYKPLDPDAIRLPPPAPPNDRLVAAVEAFYAPPNHDSPRDSDGWEKLGLYEYYKAKNASRKRKEEDIAAGIRQKSKSPSPILRPRSKSPSPPKKRYRSKSRSRSRSRSRGRSRSRSPAANHRRNSRNSNHISRSRRRRNSNKDRSPDRRVDRQDRSPTPPSFLGSTYSKAPQEISLDESNKGHQLLKKMGWGGAGLGANEQGIEAPISGGEIRDKNDQYKGVGINLNDPYETFRKNKGQAFITRMKARAEERAEERGDRD; encoded by the exons ATGGACCAGGCTCCCGCAG ACACAGAGTTACGGAACATCATAGACAAACTGGCGCAGTTTGTCGCTCGCAATGGACCAGATTTCGAGCAGATGACGAAAAACAAGCAGAAGGACAACCCGAAGTTTAGTTTCCTGTTTGGGGGGGAGCACTTCAACTACTATCAATACAAAGTGACTACAGAACAAGCCA TTTTAAAGCAAAAAGGAATAAATCCATTGCAAAATGCAGACCCACGTTTAAACGTTTCGCAGCAGCAGCAAACAGCCGCAAACGCCGTCTCGCAGCAACTGAATAACGTCAATCTTGCGTCCGGTCTGAGTACACAAAACAATGGCATAAATCCAGTGGTCGGGATTGGAAGTCAGGGCGGTCCCGTTTTGCCTGGACAGATCGGAGGGCCGGGAAATGCAGGACCGCCAATTGGATCGGTTTCCGGCGCTATGGGAGGTGTGAATCCGCCGATTGCCGGAGTCGCGCAAGCGGTTAACATCGCGGGTCCACCCGCGTGGCTACAGAATGAACTGGCGAATCTACAGTCGCAGCAGGCGACATTGCAGGAACAAGTTAGACAATCAGAACAGAACCTGGCTGCGCAGCATGCTGCATTAATGGCGCAACAGCAGGGAAGAGTAGAGGACGCAGTAAGGCAGGCACAGGAACAGGCTTTGCAAAACAGTGCGCAAAATACGAACACAGATTTGGCTGCGTTTGATACGGTGTTACAACCGATCATCGATAGCTGCACAAAAGATAGCATAAGCGCAGGAAAGGCTTGGATACTTCAGAATTCACTTACTCCACAAAGCAATCAAGTTGTCGCCGATCATTTGCtaaaaaa agtaATTCAGGGGACAACCTTTAGTcataaattgcatattatttaccTAGTGAACGACGTCTTACATCATTg tgcaagaaaaaaatctatggaTCTGCGAAAAGCGATGGAAAGTGTTGTTGTTCCCATGTTCTGTAACACTTCACTAGCAGCATCTGAAGAACAACTTAATAAGCTGAATAAACTGTTGAGTTTGTGGGAGTCAAAGAATAATTACTTCGATGAAGGGATTAtagataagttaaaaaaacCGAGCGCATCTTGGTCAGAGTACCAGGCTAATTTAGTAGCGCAATATGCCACTGCGATTACTCCAATTACAGCATCGACGAAACAGACATTCGATAATTATCAAGCGCAGCATCAAGCGTTTGTCACTCATGCGTTGAGACAAATTCAGAATATTGAACAACAAAAGATGGCAATAGATCAGCAATTGAAAGCCCCACCGCCACCACCTCAACTG AATCAACAGAATATATCGATACCATCAAGTCATTCTGGTCCTCCCGGTACGATGGGCACAGACGTGAACTTTAGTCAACCACCACCAGGATGGGGTGTTCCACCATCGAATGAACCGCCACCATTCAGTAATGTGCCCCTGCCGGACTTTTCAAAACCACCACCAGGTTTTGGACCGCCGCCTGTTATTCACGAGCCCTCTGTAGAGGATTTGATGCCTAGTATGCCTTATTTCGAGCTTCCAGCTGGTCTAATGGTACCTCTGATAAAGCTAGAAGATGGTGAATATAAACCATTGGATCCGGATGCGATAAGACTTCCACCACCGGCTCCACCAAACGATCGTCTAGTTGCAGCTGTGGAAGCATTTTATGCGCCGCCAAATCATGATTCTCCTAGGGAtag TGACGGGTGGGAGAAATTAGGCTTATACGAGTACTATAAGGCGAAAAATGCTTCTCGCAAACGCAAGGAAGAGGATATTGCCGCCGGGATTAGGCAGAAATCCAAATCCCCTTCGCCAATTCTACGACCGAGATCCAAGAGCCCTAGTCCGCCAAAGAAACGCTACAGGAGTAAGTCGCGCAGTAGATCGCGCTCACGGTCACGAGGCAGAAGTAGATCGAGATCGCCTGCGGCAAATCATAGACGCAACAGTCGTAACAGCAATCACATTAGTAGAAGCCGAAGGAGGAGGAACAGTAATAAAGATCGTAGCCCTGACAGAAGAGTGGATAGACAAGATAGAAGTCCAACTCCACCCAGTTTTCT TGGTTCCACCTATAGCAAAGCTCCGCAAGAGATCAGTCTTGATGAAAGCAATAAAGGACATCAATTGCTTAAGAAGATGGGTTGGGGCGGTGCGGGTCTTGGTGCTAATGAGCAGGGTATTGAAGCACCTATTTCCGGGGGTGAAATTCGCGATAAGAACGATCAGTATAAAGGAGTCGGTATCAATTTGAATGATCCTTATGAAACTTTTCGGAAGAACAAAGGCCAGGCATTCATTACCAGAATGAAAGCTAGGGCGGAAGAACGAGCCGAAGAGAGAGGGGACCGTGATTGA
- the LOC126851123 gene encoding calcium homeostasis endoplasmic reticulum protein isoform X2, with amino-acid sequence MGGVNPPIAGVAQAVNIAGPPAWLQNELANLQSQQATLQEQVRQSEQNLAAQHAALMAQQQGRVEDAVRQAQEQALQNSAQNTNTDLAAFDTVLQPIIDSCTKDSISAGKAWILQNSLTPQSNQVVADHLLKKVIQGTTFSHKLHIIYLVNDVLHHCARKKSMDLRKAMESVVVPMFCNTSLAASEEQLNKLNKLLSLWESKNNYFDEGIIDKLKKPSASWSEYQANLVAQYATAITPITASTKQTFDNYQAQHQAFVTHALRQIQNIEQQKMAIDQQLKAPPPPPQLNQQNISIPSSHSGPPGTMGTDVNFSQPPPGWGVPPSNEPPPFSNVPLPDFSKPPPGFGPPPVIHEPSVEDLMPSMPYFELPAGLMVPLIKLEDGEYKPLDPDAIRLPPPAPPNDRLVAAVEAFYAPPNHDSPRDSDGWEKLGLYEYYKAKNASRKRKEEDIAAGIRQKSKSPSPILRPRSKSPSPPKKRYRSKSRSRSRSRSRGRSRSRSPAANHRRNSRNSNHISRSRRRRNSNKDRSPDRRVDRQDRSPTPPSFLGSTYSKAPQEISLDESNKGHQLLKKMGWGGAGLGANEQGIEAPISGGEIRDKNDQYKGVGINLNDPYETFRKNKGQAFITRMKARAEERAEERGDRD; translated from the exons ATGGGAGGTGTGAATCCGCCGATTGCCGGAGTCGCGCAAGCGGTTAACATCGCGGGTCCACCCGCGTGGCTACAGAATGAACTGGCGAATCTACAGTCGCAGCAGGCGACATTGCAGGAACAAGTTAGACAATCAGAACAGAACCTGGCTGCGCAGCATGCTGCATTAATGGCGCAACAGCAGGGAAGAGTAGAGGACGCAGTAAGGCAGGCACAGGAACAGGCTTTGCAAAACAGTGCGCAAAATACGAACACAGATTTGGCTGCGTTTGATACGGTGTTACAACCGATCATCGATAGCTGCACAAAAGATAGCATAAGCGCAGGAAAGGCTTGGATACTTCAGAATTCACTTACTCCACAAAGCAATCAAGTTGTCGCCGATCATTTGCtaaaaaa agtaATTCAGGGGACAACCTTTAGTcataaattgcatattatttaccTAGTGAACGACGTCTTACATCATTg tgcaagaaaaaaatctatggaTCTGCGAAAAGCGATGGAAAGTGTTGTTGTTCCCATGTTCTGTAACACTTCACTAGCAGCATCTGAAGAACAACTTAATAAGCTGAATAAACTGTTGAGTTTGTGGGAGTCAAAGAATAATTACTTCGATGAAGGGATTAtagataagttaaaaaaacCGAGCGCATCTTGGTCAGAGTACCAGGCTAATTTAGTAGCGCAATATGCCACTGCGATTACTCCAATTACAGCATCGACGAAACAGACATTCGATAATTATCAAGCGCAGCATCAAGCGTTTGTCACTCATGCGTTGAGACAAATTCAGAATATTGAACAACAAAAGATGGCAATAGATCAGCAATTGAAAGCCCCACCGCCACCACCTCAACTG AATCAACAGAATATATCGATACCATCAAGTCATTCTGGTCCTCCCGGTACGATGGGCACAGACGTGAACTTTAGTCAACCACCACCAGGATGGGGTGTTCCACCATCGAATGAACCGCCACCATTCAGTAATGTGCCCCTGCCGGACTTTTCAAAACCACCACCAGGTTTTGGACCGCCGCCTGTTATTCACGAGCCCTCTGTAGAGGATTTGATGCCTAGTATGCCTTATTTCGAGCTTCCAGCTGGTCTAATGGTACCTCTGATAAAGCTAGAAGATGGTGAATATAAACCATTGGATCCGGATGCGATAAGACTTCCACCACCGGCTCCACCAAACGATCGTCTAGTTGCAGCTGTGGAAGCATTTTATGCGCCGCCAAATCATGATTCTCCTAGGGAtag TGACGGGTGGGAGAAATTAGGCTTATACGAGTACTATAAGGCGAAAAATGCTTCTCGCAAACGCAAGGAAGAGGATATTGCCGCCGGGATTAGGCAGAAATCCAAATCCCCTTCGCCAATTCTACGACCGAGATCCAAGAGCCCTAGTCCGCCAAAGAAACGCTACAGGAGTAAGTCGCGCAGTAGATCGCGCTCACGGTCACGAGGCAGAAGTAGATCGAGATCGCCTGCGGCAAATCATAGACGCAACAGTCGTAACAGCAATCACATTAGTAGAAGCCGAAGGAGGAGGAACAGTAATAAAGATCGTAGCCCTGACAGAAGAGTGGATAGACAAGATAGAAGTCCAACTCCACCCAGTTTTCT TGGTTCCACCTATAGCAAAGCTCCGCAAGAGATCAGTCTTGATGAAAGCAATAAAGGACATCAATTGCTTAAGAAGATGGGTTGGGGCGGTGCGGGTCTTGGTGCTAATGAGCAGGGTATTGAAGCACCTATTTCCGGGGGTGAAATTCGCGATAAGAACGATCAGTATAAAGGAGTCGGTATCAATTTGAATGATCCTTATGAAACTTTTCGGAAGAACAAAGGCCAGGCATTCATTACCAGAATGAAAGCTAGGGCGGAAGAACGAGCCGAAGAGAGAGGGGACCGTGATTGA
- the LOC126851154 gene encoding eukaryotic translation initiation factor 3 subunit G isoform X1, with product MTDKSLTEMPVAQSEVKSSWADEVEEEGGALPAPSEVYENGFKILTEYKYNQDNKKVKVVRTYKIERRIVSKTIAARKNWAKFGDSVDDRPGPNPATTVIGEDVFMQFISSKEEENKVEEDSLDKLKSMGDKGVVKCRNCNGDHWTSKCPYKDTVLAGGKVPDDKKPLVNTGVPGAMAELKPQGGKYVPPGMRDGGNKRGDSMQMQRRDDTTAIRISNLSQSTTDADLDELVKPFGSVVKQFLAKEKLSNLCKGFAYVHFKHRADAGRAIATLDGYGYDHLILKVEWSKPQAQNN from the exons atgaCTGACAAGTCTTTAACGG AGATGCCAGTTGCACAATCCGAGGTAAAGTCCAGCTGGGCTGATGAAGTCGAGGAAGAGGGAGGAGCATTGCCTGCACCATCAGAAGTCTACGAGAATGGTTTCAAAATCCTCActgaatataaatacaatcaaGACAACAAGAAAGTCAAAGTCGTGCGTACTTATAAAATAGAACGACGTATAGTATCGAAAACGATCGCAGCACGCAAAAATTGGGCAAAGTTTGGCGATTCCGTTGACGACAGGCCGGGACCTAACCCAGCCACCACTGTCATCGGTGAAGATGTCTTCATGCAGTTTATATCTAGCAAAGAGGAAGAAAACAAGGTAGAAGAAGATTCTCTGGACAAATTGAAGAGCATGGGCGATAAGGGTGTTGTCAAGTGTCGTAACTGTAATGGTGATCATTGGACTTCCAAATGTCCCTACAAAGATACTGTTCTTGCTGGTG GAAAAGTACCAGATGACAAGAAACCTCTCGTTAATACAGGGGTACCCGGTGCAATGGCCGAGCTTAAACCACAGGGTGGCAAGTATGTGCCGCCCGGCATGCGCGACGGCGGTAACAAACGCGGTGATTCGATGCAAATGCAGAGGCGCGACGATACGACCGCCATCCGTATTTCCAATTTGTCGCAGAGCACAACGGATGCCGATCTGGACGAGCTGGTGAAGCCTTTCGGTTCTGTAGTGAAACAGTTCCTTGCCAAAGAAAAGCTATCTAATCTCTGCAAGGGCTTTGCATACGTACATTTCAAACATAGGGCCGATGCCGGGAGAGCTATCGCTACTTTGGATGGTTATGGTTATGATCATCTTATCCTGAAAGTAGAATGGTCAAAACCGCAAGCtcaaaataactaa
- the LOC126851154 gene encoding eukaryotic translation initiation factor 3 subunit G isoform X2: MPVAQSEVKSSWADEVEEEGGALPAPSEVYENGFKILTEYKYNQDNKKVKVVRTYKIERRIVSKTIAARKNWAKFGDSVDDRPGPNPATTVIGEDVFMQFISSKEEENKVEEDSLDKLKSMGDKGVVKCRNCNGDHWTSKCPYKDTVLAGGKVPDDKKPLVNTGVPGAMAELKPQGGKYVPPGMRDGGNKRGDSMQMQRRDDTTAIRISNLSQSTTDADLDELVKPFGSVVKQFLAKEKLSNLCKGFAYVHFKHRADAGRAIATLDGYGYDHLILKVEWSKPQAQNN, encoded by the exons ATGCCAGTTGCACAATCCGAGGTAAAGTCCAGCTGGGCTGATGAAGTCGAGGAAGAGGGAGGAGCATTGCCTGCACCATCAGAAGTCTACGAGAATGGTTTCAAAATCCTCActgaatataaatacaatcaaGACAACAAGAAAGTCAAAGTCGTGCGTACTTATAAAATAGAACGACGTATAGTATCGAAAACGATCGCAGCACGCAAAAATTGGGCAAAGTTTGGCGATTCCGTTGACGACAGGCCGGGACCTAACCCAGCCACCACTGTCATCGGTGAAGATGTCTTCATGCAGTTTATATCTAGCAAAGAGGAAGAAAACAAGGTAGAAGAAGATTCTCTGGACAAATTGAAGAGCATGGGCGATAAGGGTGTTGTCAAGTGTCGTAACTGTAATGGTGATCATTGGACTTCCAAATGTCCCTACAAAGATACTGTTCTTGCTGGTG GAAAAGTACCAGATGACAAGAAACCTCTCGTTAATACAGGGGTACCCGGTGCAATGGCCGAGCTTAAACCACAGGGTGGCAAGTATGTGCCGCCCGGCATGCGCGACGGCGGTAACAAACGCGGTGATTCGATGCAAATGCAGAGGCGCGACGATACGACCGCCATCCGTATTTCCAATTTGTCGCAGAGCACAACGGATGCCGATCTGGACGAGCTGGTGAAGCCTTTCGGTTCTGTAGTGAAACAGTTCCTTGCCAAAGAAAAGCTATCTAATCTCTGCAAGGGCTTTGCATACGTACATTTCAAACATAGGGCCGATGCCGGGAGAGCTATCGCTACTTTGGATGGTTATGGTTATGATCATCTTATCCTGAAAGTAGAATGGTCAAAACCGCAAGCtcaaaataactaa